TATCGAAGAAGGGACCTTTGCCGTCTATGCTCCCCGGGGTGAAAAAGAGAAAGGCCTTCTCATAAAGCCCCTTCATTTTCCCGAAGAAATCAAAATTCTAGACATCCATATACCGGGAAAAGAGAAGAAAAGCATAGGAGAGACGCTTATCTCCTTCTTCCCCGGTGGAATGGCCGACAGCGCCCTCATTCACCTTAAAGATAATGAAGACAAGGAAATTACACTTGAACTCTCTCCCCTTTCCCGCAAGGTCGAAATCCATGAAGGTTACCTGGAAGCAGCATAAGGCAGGGGAAAAGGGCTTTACACTCCTTGAAGTGATGGTGGCCATTGCCGTCATATCCATCTCTCTCATTGTTCTCCTTTACGCCCAGAATTCCAATATAACAAGGAGCTATCACTCAAGATGCCTCACCAGGGCCGCGCTTCTCGGCCAGAAGATCCTCTCCGAAAGCAGTCTTTCCGAACCGGAACCGGGAACCTGGGAAGGGAAAGAAGAGCTGGATGATATGACACTTAGATGGGAAAAGAGAGTTGAGCCTTCCATTGTGGAAGGCATGAGAAAACTTACCATCAGGGTAAGCTGGGGTGATGAAATGAGTGGCAGCGTATTTCTTCTTGAAACATTCAGAGCGGTTTAGTGATGCAATACCCGGCCCGGCATTATTTCTGCGCAAAAAAAATTTCTGCAATAAACAAGGGCGCCTTAAAATCCGAGGCAGGCTTTACACTCCTTGAAATCCTTATTGCCGTCACTGTTCTTGCATTTATTATGACGATCATTTATTCGAGTTTTTTTGCTATTTCCCAATCAGAGAAAAGGGTAAGCCTTTCAACGGAAGTCGAAATCAAGGCGAGAAACCTTATGGAAATGCTCATGCGTGATCTCTCTTCGGCAGTCATTCCCCGGGATGGCACAGAAAAGAAAGAGGGAACCCTCAATTACGGTCTCTACTGCACCCAAACCGAAAAGGGACAAAAACTCGATTTTACAGCCTCCCTCTCTGATTCGGCTAACGTCATTGATGCAAGGCTCAGGGAAGTGGGCTACTTCCTCGTCGCTAACGAAAGAGGAAGTTATGACCTCGTTAAAAGAATCGATTTAACGCCCGATGACGACATTCAGCAGGGAGGACGTGATCTGCTTCTCATGAAGGACCTCGCTTCCCTTGCCTTTCAATTTAAGAAAAATAAAGGCGACTGGATGGACCTGTGGGACGGAAAAGAACGTCCACAGGCAATACGCATTACGCTTACCCTTTTAAATGACGATGAAAATGAAGAGGAATTTATAACGGAACTGCCACTCTATGGGGGGAAGGTATTTTGAAAATTCCTTTAACCACAAAGGCACAGAGATCACAAAGGATTAAAAGGGGAAGAAGAACTCTTGGTGAACTTTGTACCCTCAAGGGTATAAATGTCTTTGTGGTGAATAAAAAGATAAAGAACGAAAAAGGCTATGCCCTTCTTACCGTCCTCATTATCCTGGCCATAATGACGCCCCTTGTGGTCAACCTGAGCTACAAAACGATGGTGCAGATAACAGGGGCTGACTACCTGGCAAGCAAGATAAAAAGCCGGGAAATCGCCCGGGCCGGTCTTGAGAGCGCCATCCTTGCCCTCAAAAAGGATAACAGGGATTACGACTCCTACCTTGAAGAGTGGGGAGAATTCAGGGAACTTAGCGTTTTTTCGGCCACCTTTTTTGAAGAGGGGAGTTTTACGGGAACCATCCGTGATGAAGAGGGGAAGATTAACGTGAACAGGATAACAGCAGGGCTCGACACGAAAGACCAGCTCACAAGACTCTTTGATATAATTAAAGTCGATGCCGATATTTTAGATGCCATTACCGACTGGATAGACAGCGATAATGAGGCTGAACTGACGGGCGCCGAGGATAATTATTACAGCACCCTCGATAATCCCTATTACTCAAGAGACGCCCCAATGAACAATATCTATGAATTGAGATTGATAAAAGGGGTAACTGATGATATCTTTCTCGGAAGGAATGGAGAAAACCCGCTCTACAATTACCTCTCCACCTATGGAAGTGACGGCAGAGTAAACATCAATACGGCAAATGATGAAGTTATCCTGTCACTGTCTAAAGATCTGCCTGTCTCCGTGGCAGAAGAGATTATAGACTACCGTAGAGGAGAACCCTTCAAAAGCGCCGATGACGTAAAAGAACTGATCGGTGAAAAGGACTTCAAGATAATCCAGGGGAAGATCAAGGTAGTAAGCAATACATTCTCTGTCACAGTAAGGGGAATATACCGGGACATAAGGACAGACATTCATGCCGTCATCAGCCGGCAGGGCGATAATGCAAAAATAATCTACTACAGTGAGGCATAGTTGGCAAAAAAATATACAGGCATAGAGATCACCGCCACAGCCATCAGGACCGTTCAGCTATCGGCTTCGGGCAATGATTTGAAGATCCTCTCTTTTGAAGAATTTCCTCTCCGTGGGAAAAAGGCCGGTGAGGTTCTTTCAGAGCTGGCAAATGAAAAAAAGTTTAGCGAAGGCGCCTTTTGCTCGGGTATTTCCGCCCACAAGGTCTTTTTCAGGGAGGCCTCTTTCCCCTTTGACGACAAGAAAAAAATATTTCAGGCCCTCCCCTTTACTCTGGCCGACACCCTTCCCTTTCCCCTGAAAGAGGCCTCCTACAGTTCTTATCCCTTAAAAACAGAAAAAGGAAAAACAACGGTTAAGTCGCTCGTCGCAAGAAAGGATTCGGTAAATGAAGCAGAAGCGCTTTTTTCACCGCATTTGCCTCTCTCCGTCATTACCGCTGAAAACAGCGCCCTTGCTGCGCCCTTTACACCCTCTCATGGTGAAGCGTCACAATGCTGCATGACTATTCACATTTCCGGAGACCACTCTATTTTATCAATTATCAGGGAAGGCGATCCCCTCTTTTCAAGGACACTGACAAAAGGAATGGAGACCATCCTTTCCGATCTCAGGGCCGGGGCAGACTTAAGCGAAAATGAAGCCCTGGAGCTTCTTTGTTCAGGAAGGACTTCCCTTGAAGAAGAGAAGGTGAAAAGCGCAGAAAAATCGGTCAAAAATTTCTTCAATACCTTCATCAGGGAGATGGAACTTAGCATCCGGTCCTTCGGTCTCGGAAAGGAAGTCATATCATCTTTGATGATTACAGGTGCAGGATCGGAAATAAAAGGCATTGCTTCCTATCTGGAAGAAAAAATAGACATCAAGGTTTCACCACCTCAACTGAAAGAGGGGATAAGCCTCGATCCCGGAGTAAGACTGAATGATCTCATCGTAAAGGGTACGGCAGCGCTCGGGTATGCGCTTATCGCCACAAAGTCGGACAGTATAAATTTTATCAGCAAAAAACGCTGGCTGCTGGAAAGTAATTTATACAAATCACTTTATACAAAAAGAAAGATGCTGGCCCTGGGAGCAGGGATACTATTGGTGCTTTATACGATCAACCTTGCCATAAGCGTAACGTACCACAAAAAACGCTATCTATCTCTCAAAGAGAATGTAAGAGACACCTTCCTCGAAACGCTTCCGGAAACAAAGCGGATACAAAACGAAGAACATCAACTCAAAACCGCATTGACGGAGCTTGAATACAGGGTCACCCTTCTTTCCGCCGGTGGAAACATGAAAGTCGTTGACATGCTGAGAGAGATAACGACAAGAGGTCCCGATGAAACAACTTTCAGGATTACCCGCATGAGGATAGACGATAAGGAAATCAAGCTGGAAGGAGAAACGGCAGCCTTTGAAAAGGTTGAAAAAATCAAGTCGGCCCTCGGCACGTCACCTCTCTTTGATTCGGTCGAAGTAGGCGGCGCAAAAGCAAGCAGACTCCAAAACATTGTCGAATTTCAACTCAACATCAAGCTGGCAAGGTAAGCTCAGAAAAAACCTTATCACTTGAGTCCTTCGCACTTACTCAGCATAGGCCCAGGGAAGAGTTATTTTCAAAAAAACCAAAACATGGTCCCGTAGAAGGGCGGATTTATTGAAAAGGGCTTTTTTTGAAGAAGCTGCTTTAGGTTATAAAATCTTGCAGACTTCCATCAGCTTTGTTTCCATATCGGTGTTAGAAAAAGGCTTAGGAAAGCTCTTTCAAAACTAAGGCATTGGAACTAATTGTACCGATCACTTTACGGCCATCCAAAACAGGCGCACGCAGCAAACCATACCTGGCAAATAACCGGGAGCAGTATCTAATATCCATATCCGGATGAACAGATATTACAGGTTTTGTCATGATCTCATAAACATTGACCCGTTCCGGAGCTTTATCCCTGGCAAGAACATGCTGAGCGATATCACCGGCCATGACCAGGCCATATTCATCATCATCATGCCGTTTGTTTACAACCAGCACTGAAGTATTGTTGCGTTTCATTTTTTCTCGTGCTTCACTGACTGTAGCAATCCCATCTATAGTGACAAAGTCGGTTTTCATAATGTCACG
This DNA window, taken from Deltaproteobacteria bacterium, encodes the following:
- a CDS encoding prepilin-type N-terminal cleavage/methylation domain-containing protein; the protein is MQYPARHYFCAKKISAINKGALKSEAGFTLLEILIAVTVLAFIMTIIYSSFFAISQSEKRVSLSTEVEIKARNLMEMLMRDLSSAVIPRDGTEKKEGTLNYGLYCTQTEKGQKLDFTASLSDSANVIDARLREVGYFLVANERGSYDLVKRIDLTPDDDIQQGGRDLLLMKDLASLAFQFKKNKGDWMDLWDGKERPQAIRITLTLLNDDENEEEFITELPLYGGKVF
- a CDS encoding prepilin-type N-terminal cleavage/methylation domain-containing protein, producing MKVTWKQHKAGEKGFTLLEVMVAIAVISISLIVLLYAQNSNITRSYHSRCLTRAALLGQKILSESSLSEPEPGTWEGKEELDDMTLRWEKRVEPSIVEGMRKLTIRVSWGDEMSGSVFLLETFRAV
- the gspK gene encoding type II secretion system minor pseudopilin GspK; its protein translation is MKIPLTTKAQRSQRIKRGRRTLGELCTLKGINVFVVNKKIKNEKGYALLTVLIILAIMTPLVVNLSYKTMVQITGADYLASKIKSREIARAGLESAILALKKDNRDYDSYLEEWGEFRELSVFSATFFEEGSFTGTIRDEEGKINVNRITAGLDTKDQLTRLFDIIKVDADILDAITDWIDSDNEAELTGAEDNYYSTLDNPYYSRDAPMNNIYELRLIKGVTDDIFLGRNGENPLYNYLSTYGSDGRVNINTANDEVILSLSKDLPVSVAEEIIDYRRGEPFKSADDVKELIGEKDFKIIQGKIKVVSNTFSVTVRGIYRDIRTDIHAVISRQGDNAKIIYYSEA
- the pilM gene encoding pilus assembly protein PilM; amino-acid sequence: MAKKYTGIEITATAIRTVQLSASGNDLKILSFEEFPLRGKKAGEVLSELANEKKFSEGAFCSGISAHKVFFREASFPFDDKKKIFQALPFTLADTLPFPLKEASYSSYPLKTEKGKTTVKSLVARKDSVNEAEALFSPHLPLSVITAENSALAAPFTPSHGEASQCCMTIHISGDHSILSIIREGDPLFSRTLTKGMETILSDLRAGADLSENEALELLCSGRTSLEEEKVKSAEKSVKNFFNTFIREMELSIRSFGLGKEVISSLMITGAGSEIKGIASYLEEKIDIKVSPPQLKEGISLDPGVRLNDLIVKGTAALGYALIATKSDSINFISKKRWLLESNLYKSLYTKRKMLALGAGILLVLYTINLAISVTYHKKRYLSLKENVRDTFLETLPETKRIQNEEHQLKTALTELEYRVTLLSAGGNMKVVDMLREITTRGPDETTFRITRMRIDDKEIKLEGETAAFEKVEKIKSALGTSPLFDSVEVGGAKASRLQNIVEFQLNIKLAR
- a CDS encoding CBS domain-containing protein, translated to MSEKTVVRVRDIMKTDFVTIDGIATVSEAREKMKRNNTSVLVVNKRHDDDEYGLVMAGDIAQHVLARDKAPERVNVYEIMTKPVISVHPDMDIRYCSRLFARYGLLRAPVLDGRKVIGTISSNALVLKELS